The proteins below come from a single Rhizobium sp. BT04 genomic window:
- a CDS encoding L,D-transpeptidase family protein gives MFSRLVFGLGLLSATALVHPALAADARTLQIIVSKDKQSLAVYDGTEVVATSKVSTGKDGHTTPSGIFSVLEKQKYHESNLYSAAPMPFMQRLTWSGIALHESNSVPRYPASHGCVRMPGAFAKMLYGMTEPGIPVIISDGEVVPQPIDHPTLFHPDAPVPMPLLSDAELRPSMPDSPEKPVQVAMNDTAAMPMPAIQPAATPAAEPPSEPISMLITRRTLRETVIDIQTLLSQLGFSAGNPDGVLGPSTVQAIRAFRALRPAEFAGDRSLVSDTLLKEVYAATGKGAPPNGIIMVRQAFKPIFEAPVTIADPGLALGTHFFTLHAVNEKAGTADWLGITLENNLPRETMKRLGITNQESSIVTGRPIARSLSRITIPDETRRRIDALIAPGSTLTISDTGLGRETGEGTDFITITRG, from the coding sequence ATGTTCTCGCGTCTCGTCTTCGGCCTCGGCTTGCTGTCGGCCACCGCACTCGTGCACCCTGCTCTTGCTGCAGATGCGCGCACGCTGCAGATCATCGTCTCGAAGGACAAGCAGTCGCTTGCGGTCTATGACGGCACCGAGGTCGTCGCGACCTCGAAAGTCTCGACCGGCAAGGACGGGCACACGACACCGAGCGGCATCTTCTCGGTGCTCGAAAAGCAGAAATACCACGAATCCAATCTCTATTCAGCGGCGCCGATGCCGTTTATGCAACGGCTGACCTGGTCCGGCATTGCGCTGCACGAATCCAATTCCGTGCCGCGTTATCCGGCCTCGCATGGCTGCGTGCGCATGCCCGGCGCCTTTGCCAAAATGCTCTACGGGATGACGGAGCCCGGCATCCCCGTCATCATCAGCGACGGCGAAGTGGTGCCGCAACCGATCGACCATCCGACCCTTTTCCATCCCGACGCACCGGTGCCGATGCCGCTGCTTTCGGATGCCGAGTTGCGGCCCTCCATGCCCGACAGCCCCGAAAAACCGGTGCAGGTGGCAATGAACGACACGGCTGCGATGCCGATGCCGGCAATACAGCCGGCCGCAACACCCGCAGCCGAGCCGCCGTCCGAACCGATCAGCATGCTGATCACCCGCCGCACGCTGCGCGAGACGGTGATCGACATCCAAACCCTGCTCAGTCAGCTCGGCTTTTCCGCCGGTAATCCGGACGGCGTGCTCGGTCCGTCGACCGTGCAGGCGATCAGGGCCTTCAGGGCGCTGCGGCCGGCGGAGTTTGCCGGCGACAGGAGCCTGGTCTCCGACACGCTACTCAAGGAAGTTTATGCCGCAACTGGCAAGGGTGCGCCGCCGAACGGCATCATCATGGTGCGCCAGGCCTTCAAGCCGATCTTCGAAGCGCCGGTGACGATCGCCGATCCCGGACTGGCGCTCGGCACGCATTTCTTCACGCTGCATGCGGTCAATGAAAAGGCCGGCACGGCAGACTGGCTCGGCATCACGCTCGAGAACAATCTCCCCCGCGAGACGATGAAGCGGCTTGGCATCACCAATCAGGAAAGCTCGATTGTCACAGGCAGGCCGATCGCCCGTTCGCTCAGCCGCATTACGATCCCCGACGAAACCCGCCGCAGGATCGACGCGCTGATCGCGCCCGGCTCGACGCTGACGATCTCCGATACCGGCCTAGGCCGCGAGACCGGCGAAGGCACGGATTTCATCACCATCACCCGCGGGTGA
- a CDS encoding DUF5680 domain-containing protein: MLDIAMLNEFVVEAKAATYVGGGVPRAPCRPGSHDIGYERGGWRYLDSYFGGTDFAGQEVVWFAGEPVWAMNYFGCVNAPDLIDGAAAGAVIKAALSAMYREGRFLGGMEFDHSFGRYIDHSDGGCARFNGQECILVEGRRAYVLDYRGGLIIP, translated from the coding sequence ATGCTCGACATTGCGATGCTGAATGAATTCGTCGTGGAGGCGAAGGCCGCGACCTATGTCGGCGGCGGCGTGCCGCGCGCGCCATGCCGGCCGGGTTCCCACGATATCGGCTACGAACGCGGTGGTTGGCGCTATCTCGACAGCTATTTCGGCGGCACCGATTTCGCCGGGCAGGAAGTGGTGTGGTTTGCCGGCGAGCCCGTCTGGGCGATGAATTATTTCGGCTGCGTCAACGCGCCTGATCTCATCGACGGCGCAGCAGCCGGAGCGGTGATCAAGGCGGCACTTTCGGCGATGTACCGAGAGGGCCGGTTTCTGGGCGGCATGGAATTCGATCATTCGTTCGGCCGCTATATCGACCACAGCGACGGCGGCTGCGCGCGGTTCAACGGCCAGGAATGCATCTTGGTCGAGGGCCGGAGGGCCTATGTGCTCGACTATCGCGGCGGGCTGATCATCCCCTGA
- the dnaE gene encoding DNA polymerase III subunit alpha, producing the protein MADTAKGSTGEATGGTPGFIHLRVHSAYSLLEGALPLKKILYKATGDSQPAIAITDTNNLFVALEFSQKAMDEGLQPIIGCQVSIDMGDGLETEKRGGHQALVKLPSIVLLAATDAGYERLVDLVSRAYLGGESNQAVHINASWLAEAGTEGLIALTGAPTGPVDMAIKEGHPAQAEARLLLLKRLFGDRLYVELQRHGTYDKRHEQKIVGLAYAHDLPLVATNEAFFPTRDDYDAHDALMAVAHNAIVSDDSRFRLTPDHYLKSRAEMVKLFADLPEALENTIEIAKRCSFVLKTRKPILPRFTGATDDAEEAERAEASELRRQAVEGLDMRLATLGMSPGYEEKDYRERLDFELSVIERMRFPGYFLIVADFIKWAKQHDIPVGPGRGSGAGSLVAYALTITDVDPLRFSLLFERFLNPERVSMPDFDIDFCQDRREEVIRYVQAKYGREQVAQIITFGSLQARAALRDVGRVLEMPYGQVDKICKLVPNNPANPTPLSKAIEEEPKLQEEAAKEPVVARLLDIAQKIEGLYRHASTHAAGIVIGDRPLSKLVPMYRDPRSDMPVTQFNMKWVEQAGLVKFDFLGLKTLTVLKVAVDFVAKLGIKVDLAAIPLDDKRTYEMLSRGETVGVFQVESAGMRKALIGMKPDCIEDIIALVALYRPGPMENIPTYNARKHGDEELESIHPMIDHLLKETQGVIVYQEQVMQIAQVLSGYSLGEADLLRRAMGKKIKAEMDQQRERFVVGAVKNGVSKPQADNIFELLAKFANYGFNKSHAAAYAIVSYQTAYMKAHYPVEFLAASMTLDMSNTEKVNDFRQDAKRLGIEVIAPSVQTSFRHFETGDNRIYYALAALKGVGESAVDHIVEVRGDKPFAGIEDFCLRIDPRQVNRRVLESLIYAGAFDCFDMDRAHLAAGLDRILGYAQRAQENKLSGQSDIFGSTLTTGPEKISLPPFSPWLPSERLLKEFQVLGFYLTAHPLDSYNNILQKMRVQTFAEFSQAIKQGAANARLAGTVISKQERKTRTGNKMGIIVFSDSSGQFEAVLFSEMLNQYRDMLESGKSFVLTATGEERPEGIGLRIQTIQSLEEKSLQMQKALRVYIRDSGPLKMVAGHLNAKGDGLVSFIVIKEDGKREVEVALSEKYRITPEIAAALRAAPGVVDVELV; encoded by the coding sequence ATGGCGGATACGGCAAAGGGTTCAACGGGTGAGGCGACCGGCGGCACGCCGGGTTTCATCCACCTGAGGGTCCATTCCGCCTATTCGCTTCTTGAGGGTGCTCTGCCTCTGAAGAAGATTCTCTACAAGGCGACCGGCGATAGCCAGCCGGCGATTGCGATTACCGACACCAACAATCTGTTCGTCGCCCTCGAATTCTCCCAGAAGGCGATGGACGAGGGCCTGCAGCCGATCATCGGCTGCCAGGTCTCCATCGACATGGGAGACGGGTTGGAAACCGAAAAGCGCGGCGGCCACCAGGCCCTGGTCAAGCTGCCGTCAATCGTTCTTCTCGCCGCGACGGATGCCGGTTACGAACGGCTCGTCGATCTCGTCAGCCGCGCCTATCTCGGCGGCGAAAGCAACCAGGCCGTTCATATCAACGCCTCCTGGCTGGCAGAGGCCGGCACGGAAGGGCTGATCGCCTTGACCGGCGCCCCGACCGGGCCAGTTGACATGGCGATCAAGGAAGGCCATCCCGCCCAGGCGGAAGCCCGGCTGCTCCTGCTGAAGCGTCTCTTCGGCGACAGGCTCTATGTCGAGCTGCAGCGGCACGGCACCTACGACAAGCGGCACGAACAGAAGATCGTCGGGCTCGCCTATGCCCACGACCTGCCGCTGGTTGCAACCAACGAGGCCTTCTTCCCGACACGCGACGATTACGACGCCCATGATGCGCTGATGGCGGTCGCTCACAACGCCATCGTCTCCGACGACAGCCGCTTTCGTCTGACGCCGGACCACTATCTGAAGAGCCGGGCCGAGATGGTCAAGCTCTTCGCCGACCTGCCGGAAGCGCTGGAAAATACGATCGAGATCGCCAAGCGTTGCTCCTTCGTGCTGAAGACGCGCAAGCCGATCCTGCCGCGCTTCACCGGTGCGACCGACGACGCCGAGGAGGCCGAACGCGCCGAGGCGAGCGAGTTGCGCCGCCAGGCGGTCGAAGGACTGGACATGCGGCTTGCAACGCTTGGCATGTCGCCGGGTTACGAGGAAAAGGACTATCGCGAGCGGCTGGATTTCGAGCTCAGCGTTATCGAGCGCATGCGTTTTCCCGGTTACTTCCTGATCGTTGCCGACTTCATCAAATGGGCCAAGCAGCATGATATTCCGGTCGGCCCGGGCCGCGGTTCGGGCGCCGGCTCGTTGGTCGCCTACGCCTTGACGATCACCGATGTCGATCCCTTGCGGTTTTCGCTGCTGTTCGAGCGCTTCCTCAATCCCGAACGCGTCTCGATGCCGGACTTCGACATCGACTTCTGCCAGGACCGCCGCGAAGAGGTGATCCGCTACGTCCAGGCCAAGTATGGCCGCGAGCAGGTGGCGCAGATCATCACCTTCGGTTCGCTGCAGGCGCGCGCCGCCCTTCGCGACGTCGGCCGCGTGCTTGAGATGCCCTATGGCCAGGTCGACAAGATCTGCAAACTGGTGCCGAACAACCCGGCCAATCCGACGCCGCTGTCGAAGGCGATCGAGGAGGAGCCGAAGCTGCAGGAGGAGGCGGCGAAAGAACCCGTGGTCGCGCGCCTGCTCGACATCGCCCAGAAGATCGAGGGGCTTTACCGCCACGCCTCGACGCATGCCGCCGGCATCGTCATCGGCGATCGGCCGCTGTCCAAGCTTGTGCCGATGTATCGCGATCCGCGCTCGGATATGCCAGTCACCCAGTTCAACATGAAATGGGTGGAGCAGGCGGGCCTGGTCAAGTTCGACTTCCTCGGCCTGAAGACGCTGACGGTGCTGAAGGTCGCCGTCGATTTCGTCGCCAAGCTCGGCATCAAGGTCGATCTCGCGGCCATTCCTCTCGACGACAAGAGGACCTACGAGATGCTGTCGCGCGGCGAGACGGTCGGTGTGTTCCAGGTGGAAAGTGCCGGCATGCGCAAGGCGCTGATCGGCATGAAGCCGGACTGCATCGAGGACATCATCGCGCTGGTGGCGCTCTATCGTCCAGGCCCGATGGAGAACATCCCGACCTACAATGCCCGCAAGCACGGCGACGAGGAGCTGGAATCGATCCATCCGATGATCGACCACCTGCTCAAGGAAACTCAAGGGGTTATCGTCTATCAGGAACAGGTGATGCAGATCGCCCAGGTGCTGTCCGGTTACTCGCTGGGTGAAGCCGACCTTCTGCGCCGCGCCATGGGCAAGAAGATCAAGGCCGAGATGGACCAGCAGCGCGAGCGCTTCGTCGTCGGCGCCGTCAAGAACGGCGTCTCGAAGCCGCAGGCCGACAACATCTTCGAACTGCTGGCGAAGTTCGCCAATTACGGCTTCAACAAGTCGCATGCCGCCGCCTACGCCATCGTCTCCTATCAGACGGCCTACATGAAGGCGCATTATCCGGTCGAATTCCTCGCCGCCTCGATGACGCTCGACATGTCCAATACGGAAAAGGTCAATGATTTCCGTCAGGACGCCAAGCGCTTGGGCATCGAAGTGATCGCACCCTCGGTGCAGACCTCCTTCCGCCATTTCGAAACCGGCGACAACCGCATCTATTACGCGCTCGCCGCCCTCAAGGGCGTCGGCGAATCCGCCGTCGACCACATCGTCGAGGTGCGTGGCGATAAGCCGTTCGCCGGCATCGAAGATTTCTGCCTGCGCATCGATCCGCGTCAGGTCAATCGCCGCGTGCTCGAAAGCCTGATCTATGCCGGCGCCTTCGATTGTTTCGATATGGACCGCGCCCACCTTGCAGCCGGCCTCGACCGCATCCTCGGTTATGCCCAGCGCGCCCAGGAGAACAAGCTGAGCGGCCAGTCGGACATTTTCGGCAGTACGTTGACCACGGGGCCTGAGAAGATCTCCCTGCCGCCGTTCTCGCCCTGGCTCCCCTCCGAGCGGCTGCTCAAGGAATTCCAGGTGCTGGGCTTTTATCTGACAGCCCACCCGCTCGATTCCTACAACAACATCCTGCAGAAGATGCGGGTGCAGACCTTTGCCGAATTTTCCCAAGCGATCAAACAGGGCGCGGCCAATGCGCGGCTTGCAGGCACCGTCATCTCCAAGCAGGAGCGCAAGACCCGCACCGGCAACAAGATGGGCATCATCGTCTTTTCGGATTCGTCCGGCCAGTTCGAAGCGGTGCTGTTTTCGGAAATGCTGAACCAGTATCGCGACATGCTCGAGTCGGGAAAATCCTTCGTGCTGACCGCGACGGGGGAGGAGCGGCCGGAGGGCATCGGCCTGCGCATCCAGACGATCCAGTCGCTGGAGGAAAAGTCGCTGCAGATGCAGAAGGCGCTGCGCGTCTATATCAGAGATTCCGGACCGCTGAAGATGGTCGCCGGCCATCTGAACGCCAAGGGCGACGGCCTCGTTTCCTTCATCGTCATCAAGGAGGACGGCAAACGCGAGGTGGAAGTGGCGCTGTCGGAGAAATACCGCATCACCCCGGAGATCGCCGCCGCCCTTCGCGCCGCCCCCGGCGTTGTCGATGTCGAGCTTGTCTGA
- a CDS encoding ABC transporter ATP-binding protein: MKRNVVLKLTGVERHYGQGDTLLPILKGADFSISKGEIVALVAPSGTGKSTLLHVAGLLEHPDGGEVTINGHACDGLSDDKRTAIRRSEIGFVYQFHHLLPEFSALENIMMPQLIAGLSWKEAGERAGQLLDYMRIGHRGAHRPGELSGGEQQRVAIARAVANAPALLLADEPTGNLDPETASYVFDALEALVRQSGLAALIATHNHELARRMDRRVTISDGKIVDF; this comes from the coding sequence ATGAAACGCAACGTCGTTCTCAAGCTTACCGGCGTCGAGCGCCATTACGGGCAGGGCGATACGCTGCTCCCGATCCTGAAGGGTGCGGATTTTTCGATATCGAAAGGCGAAATCGTCGCTCTCGTCGCCCCCTCCGGCACCGGCAAATCGACGCTGCTGCATGTCGCCGGTCTGCTGGAACATCCGGACGGCGGTGAAGTCACCATCAACGGCCATGCCTGCGATGGCCTGAGCGACGATAAACGCACGGCGATCCGCCGCAGCGAAATCGGCTTCGTCTACCAGTTCCACCACCTGCTGCCGGAATTCTCGGCGCTTGAGAACATCATGATGCCGCAGCTGATCGCCGGGCTGTCCTGGAAGGAAGCCGGAGAGCGGGCCGGCCAGCTTCTCGATTATATGCGCATCGGCCATCGCGGCGCCCATCGTCCGGGAGAGCTTTCCGGCGGCGAACAGCAGCGCGTCGCGATCGCCCGCGCCGTCGCCAATGCGCCGGCCCTGCTTCTCGCCGACGAGCCCACAGGCAATCTCGACCCTGAAACGGCAAGCTACGTCTTCGACGCGCTGGAAGCGCTGGTGCGTCAGTCCGGCCTTGCCGCCCTCATCGCCACCCACAATCACGAACTCGCCCGCCGCATGGATCGGCGCGTGACGATCTCCGACGGCAAGATCGTCGATTTTTGA